The following coding sequences are from one Nymphalis io chromosome 5, ilAglIoxx1.1, whole genome shotgun sequence window:
- the LOC126768465 gene encoding proteasome-associated protein ECM29 homolog: MSEMDISESNNECSNDSLLLDRVFLRLGNANTDEQLESCLNRFLPPVILKLSSPHEQIRTKVMELLIHVNKRVKCRNEVQLPVETLLQLYRDPTANSFIINFSIIYITMGFPRLPKDKQLSLTPSLLEAIENKPAAHQDSILMLVMPLLGNIKETDLNFKEKSKLSILILKFSTDILLLPYRALPNPGESDFQVPPGMSLKSYKRLVEKNQINPNQLEEMKLSIVNFISKDVFNMNDILVPLIVAAADSRFSVANHANSPLIRVNSSVDWSLPSVVGPLYSLYLGTWGGMKVPPDDRKVPACTRLRLKLIQYLNKATGAAVMFPHCVQVVFSSLFDPNTNTRLRNMALMFLLNVINNGDEVQMKKVSTVFLQGLLKLIRSDEHVEHQPKAYMCLGRLAMKCPSSFNNQFSLFEELVKKIPDAVPEMRTALRDALLEMAIAYKINTEDKSEPMDTTEIASTSQRDNVDVEENSESKKSKLSPLDEPQALALFALLDHYMHSEDSMIRYVAMRYSATVFPQDYIPSRYLLLLASGDSQDDVSTEALKYLYGTSRLNEIEDVVNNVSVKETNVASIDEDVPKKDKDRKEVQFKVPNFKDVVNYIWDQMQKRKKGSNAKHRFVISNQVLQFHPQTYQEILRYLKMCLNRDANLKDCSNHPNATSPILAKYFQENLLETESLDRYLTMITSLLNASPGVMALTCFLDIVGCVPKKMSEKYTNILPFLKNLFTTSTKEDIRENAAAIYAIITVHTNTKAAIESEIKEFVTQSQKNKNLESQCGYLIAFTYLCERCIVLSKKGNFGGKGFNPSNWEPYKEGAKCLVNFLSSPQTLLVSTSCTAISILVRCSALPLPNISSKQESLLQSDNPFKIDRSNTTMLDDEVTKFSAADRLFRIVENAKLPSKVKERSLSSLGLMCCGERLPFAKQIVQGFLQMAKDSKEFEIHLQIGESLVLCVEGVNSNENRDLWTELPKEGEAKIKDFDALKENDELLKWLLLELFTIGRQPHPHSRQATSIWLLALLKSCPEREPIKNSLQKMQEIFMDFLSENSDIVQDVASKGLSLVYQNSDETQKKALVAEIIDQLTSGKRAVSQVTEDTKLFEEGQLGKAPTGGNLSTYKEICSLASDLNQPDLLYKFMHLAHHNSVWNSKRGAAFGFQSIAAQAGASLGAHAARIVPRLYRYRFDPTPRIQASMAAIWHALVPDTQRTVHKYHKEILSDLVTNLTSNQWRVRMSCCNALSDLLRGAQSLQASLPQLASVWTQLFRVMDDVHEGTRLAAAAAASVLSKLCIQASDVNQGKDGKEIVSVILPVLLDTGITNLVQEVRSVSLQTVSKLVTAAGSSLAPFLPRLVPALAGAAGELESAKLSYLSTALADSGSREMLDDMRANAARHHYTTDTIVKCMPYINIEILKEMLPKILELLKSPQLGTRVSCAHFLVLAAHYLRTDLEPVAGKIMTSLLNGIFDRNATIRKNYAEALGQVSAYAKPQSIEKLMKKLVNLFETKEDEASRSAIALTLKSVAKAKIEHIKDNEEILAPVVFLAMHAPKDGESSSAETFEELWSDMSPSRAAGVRRHLPALRRALERALAAPAWSDKIQAAKAISTICKELSGDLGEEREPFIRSVLAAIQGKTFDGKYHLLEALADLCAVSGGAAPAGALGTACVEALVAESRKRSAAHRRHALAALARTLPHAPPHSFHQLYDIVKLILSKDEHSLDKESDEEGNEGLKKRREELTALKEAAYDLLGKAWPKDPQTQEKYQDLFFEHCSKSYPTSTRSTQLAMLASIASVVERLAILSAAGEPMETDNVSLSNRDKAISAVTDHVANIIEYTLKNNNQVRHRRDALNLMEILIKQLQELKKTDELNQLKAIYQTYAQDLSKESSHELRTKVDNIKVYFK, translated from the exons ATGTCTGAAATGGATATATCCGAGAGCAATAATGAATGCTCGAATGATTCTC TTCTCTTGGATCGAGTGTTTCTGCGACTTGGGAATGCTAATACTGACGAACAGCTGGAGAGTTGCTTAAACAGATTTCTTCCTCCTGTTATATTGAAACTTTCGTCTCCTCACGAGCAG ATACGTACTAAAGTGATGGAATTGTTGATTCATGTAAACAAGAGGGTTAAATGTCGAAATGAAGTGCAACTCCCGGTTGAGACTCTACTCCAGCTTTACAGGGACCCAACCgccaatagttttattatt aatttttctaTAATCTACATAACGATGGGTTTTCCACGactacctaaagataaacaacTGAGTTTAACACCGTCCTTACTCGAGGCAATTGAGAACAAACCAGCGGCTCACCAAGATAG TATTTTAATGTTGGTGATGCCATTGTTAGGAAATATAAAGGAAACGGATCTTAATTTCAAAGAGAAGTCTAAATTGTCAATCTTGATCTTAAAATTTTCAACTGATATTCTTTTGTTGCCTTATAG aGCATTGCCCAATCCTGGTGAGAGTGACTTTCAAGTGCCACCAGGAATGAGTCTCAAGTCATATAAGAGACTCGTTGAAAAGAATCAAATTAACCCCAATCAACTAGAAgag ATGAAACTGTCAATTGTGAATTTCATAAGTAAAGACGTATTCAACATGAACGATATACTTGTACCGCTTATCGTCGCTGCAGCCGATTCTCGCTTCAGTGTCGCGAACCACGCCAATAGTCCTCTCATTCGTGTAAAcag TTCCGTCGACTGGTCGTTGCCTTCGGTGGTGGGACCGTTGTACTCCCTGTACTTGGGTACGTGGGGAGGAATGAAAGTACCCCCAGATGACCGCaag gtTCCAGCCTGCACGAGACTGCGTCTTAAATTGATTCAATATTTGAATAAGGCAACTGGCGCCGCTGTTATGTTTCCTCACTGTGTGCAA GTCGTATTCTCATCCTTATTTGACCCGAACACTAATACCCGTCTTCGCAATATGGCGCTGATGTTTCTGCTAAATGTGATCaataa cgGTGACGAAGTTCAAATGAAAAAAGTATCCACGGTATTCCTTCAAGGGTTACTGAAGTTAATAAGATCCGACGAACACGTGGAACACCAGCCGAAAGCGTATATGTGCTTAG GCAGATTGGCGATGAAATGTCCAAGCAGTTTTAACAATCAGTTCTCGTTATTCGAGGAGCTCGTTAAGAAGATTCCGGATGCTGTCCCGGAAATGAGAACCGCCCTTCGGGATGCCTTGTTAGAGATGGCCATTGCGTATAAGATTAACACTGAGG ATAAATCAGAACCGATGGATACTACGGAAATAGCGAGTACTTCCCAACGCGACAACGTGGACGTAGAGGAGAATTCGGAAAGCAAGAAATCCAAGCTCAGTCCGTTAGATGAGCCACAAGCCCTTGCTCTATTTGCACTTCTGGACCA ctACATGCACAGCGAGGATTCAATGATCCGGTACGTTGCTATGAGATATTCAGCGACTGTCTTTCCTCAAGATTATATTCCATCGAGATACCTTCTACTCCTGGCCAGCGGAGACAG tCAAGACGACGTGTCGACCGAGGCGTTGAAATATCTTTATGGTACATCACGACTGAACGAAATAGAGGACGTCGTTAACAACGTCTCAGTGAAAGAGACGAATGTAGCGAGTATAGACGAGGACGTCCCTAAGAAAGACAAGGATAGGAAAGAAGTTCAGTTCAAAGTACCGAATTTTAAGGATGTCGTAAATTACATATGGGATCAGATGCAGAAAAGAAAGAAAGGTTCAAATGCTAAACATAGATTCGTTATTAGCAATCAGGTGTTGCAATTTCATCCGCAAACATACCAAGAG atcTTAAGGTACCTGAAAATGTGTTTAAACCGCGACGCTAACCTAAAGGATTGCTCCAATCATCCCAACGCTACTTCGCCGATTCTCGCTAAATATTTCCAAGAGAACTTGCTTGAAACGGAATCACTTGACAGATACCTGACTATGATCACTTCCCTCTTAAATGCTAGTCCag GTGTCATGGCACTAACCTGCTTCTTGGATATTGTGGGATGTGTGCCAAAGAAGATGTCAGAGAAATATACGAATATTTTGCCCTTCCTGAAGAACCTCTTCACGACAAGCACTAAGGAGGACATTCGAGAAAACGCAGCAGCTATCTACGCCATAATCACAGTACATACGAATACAAAGGCAGCCATAGAAAGCGAGATCAAGGAGTTTGTAACGCAAAGTCAGAAAAATAAGAATTTGGAATCTCAATGTGGTTATTTAATCGCATTCACGTACTTGTGTGAGAGATGTATAGTGTTGTCAAAGAAGGGAAATTTCGGCGGCAAGGGATTCAATCCGAGTAACTGGGAACCATATAAGGAAGGCGCTAAATGCTTAG taaatttCCTATCCAGTCCTCAAACACTTCTAGTAAGTACATCGTGCACTGCGATATCTATATTGGTCCGCTGCAGTGCTTTACCTCTCCCCAACATTTCGTCGAAGCAAGAATCTCTCCTACAATCGGATAATCCGTTTAAAATTGACCGAAGTAATACAACAATGCTCGACGATGAAGTAACAAAGTTCTCAGCGGCCGACAGACTGTTCAGGATCGTTGAGAACGCGAAATTACCTTCGAAAGTCAAAGAGAGATCACTCTCTTCACTTGGATTGATGTGCTGCGGCGAGAGGTTACCGTTCGCAAAACAAATTGTTCAAGGATTTTTGCAAATGGCCAAAGAT AGTAAGGAATTCGAAATACATCTACAAATAGGCGAATCGTTAGTATTATGCGTCGAAGGCGTTAACTCAAACGAGAATAGAGATCTGTGGACCGAATTGCCAAAAGag GGTGAAgcaaaaattaaagattttgatGCGTTGAAAGAGAATGATGAGCTTTTGAAGTGGTTGCTCCTCGAATTGTTCACTATTGGCAGGCAACCGCATCCGCATTCCAGACAG GCAACCAGCATTTGGTTACTGGCTCTGTTGAAGAGTTGTCCCGAGCGAGAGCCCATAAAGAATTCTTTACAAAAAATGCAGGAGATTTTCATGGATTTCCTATCAGAGAACAGCG ATATAGTCCAAGATGTTGCGAGCAAAGGTCTGAGTCTCGTCTACCAGAATTCGGATGAAACTCAAAAGAAAGCGCTAGTTGCAGAAATCATAGACCAGCTCACCAGTGGTAAAAGAGCTGTCTCGCAGGTCACAGAGGACACAAAGTTATTTGAAGAAGGACAATTAGGGAAAGCTCCCACTGG tgGAAATCTGTCGACGTACAAAGAAATCTGTTCGCTCGCTTCGGATTTGAATCAGCCAGATCTTCTTTACAAATTCATGCATTTGGCTCATCACAATTCAGTATGGAACTCAAAAAGGG GCGCGGCGTTCGGGTTCCAGTCGATCGCGGCGCAGGCGGGCGCGTCGCTGGGCGCGCACGCGGCGCGCATCGTGCCGCGCCTGTACCGGTACCGCTTCGACCCCACGCCGCGCATCCAGGCCTCCATGGCCGCCATCTGGCACGCGCTCGTGCCCGACACGCAGCGCACC GTACACAAGTATCACAAGGAGATCCTGAGCGACCTGGTGACCAACCTCACGTCGAACCAGTGGCGCGTGAGGATGTCGTGTTGCAACGCACTCTCTGATCTATTGAG AGGCGCGCAGAGCCTGCAGGCGTCGCTGCCGCAGCTGGCGAGTGTGTGGACGCAGCTGTTCCGCGTGATGGACGACGTGCACGAGGGCACGCGcctcgccgccgccgccgccgccagcGTGCTGTCCAAG TTATGTATTCAAGCGTCAGATGTGAACCAGGGTAAGGACGGCAAGGAGATAGTGTCGGTTATATTGCCCGTGCTACTGGACACAGGAATCACGAACCTCGTTCAAGAGGTCAGGAGTGTTAG CTTACAAACGGTGTCGAAGCTGGTGACGGCGGCGGGCAGCAGCCTGGCGCCGTTTTTGCCGCGACTGGTACCGGCGCTGGCCGGCGCGGCGGGCGAGCTGGAGTCCGCCAAGCTGTCCTACCTCAGCACGGCGCTGGCCGACAGCGGCTCGCGCGAGATGCTGGACGACATGCGCGCCAACGCCGCCCGCCACCACTACACCACCGACACCATCGTTAAG tGTATGCCGTATATAAACATAGAAATCTTGAAGGAGATGTTACCGAAAATACTAGAACTATTAAAGTCTCCTCAACTAGGCACGAGAGTGTCGTGCGCACATTTCCTGGTGCTGGCCGCGCACTACCTGAGGACGGACCTCGAGCCCGTGGCAGGGAAAATCATGACCAGTCTATTGAACGGAATCTTCGATAGAAACGCAACCATTAGAAAAAATTATGCCGAAGCTTTGGGACAAGTATCCGCTTATGCGAAG CCTCAATCCATagagaaattaatgaaaaaattggTAAATCTATTCGAAACAAAGGAGGACGAAGCGTCGAGATCCGCCATCGCGCTCACTCTGAAGTCTGTGGCGAAAGCTAAGATAGAACACATAAAAGATAACGAGGAGATTTTGGCGCCCGTTGTCTTCTTAGCGATGCACGCTCCCAAAGACGGTG AGTCGTCGTCGGCGGAGACGTTCGAGGAGCTGTGGTCCGACATGAGCCCGTCGCGCGCCGCGGGCGTGCGCCGACACCTGCCCGCGCTGCGCCGCGCCCTCGAGCGCGCGCTCGCCGCGCCCGCCTGGAGCGACAAGATACAG GCGGCTAAAGCAATATCTACAATATGCAAGGAGCTGTCCGGCGACCTAGGGGAAGAGAGGGAGCCGTTTATTCGTTCCGTTCTCGCTGCAATCCAAGGAAAGACGTTCGACGGCAAATATCACCTTTTAGAAGCGTTAGCAGACCTTTGCGC GGTgtcgggcggcgcggcgccggCGGGCGCGCTGGGCACGGCGTGCGTGGAGGCGCTGGTGGCGGAGAGCCGCAAGCGCTCGGCCGCGCACCGCCGACACGCGCTGGCCGCGCtggcgcgcacgctgccgcacgcgCCGCCGCACAGCTTCCACCAGCTCTACGACATCGTCAAGCTCATCCTCTCCAAG GATGAACACTCGTTGGATAAAGAGTCGGACGAAGAGGGTAATGAAGGACTGAAAAAGAGACGAGAAGAACTAACGGCTTTGAAGGAAGCCGCTTATGATTTATTAGGAAAGGCTTGGCCGAAAGATCCACAAACGCAAG aaAAGTATCAAGATTTATTCTTTGAGCATTGTTCAAAATCTTACCCAACGAGCACTCGGTCCACGCAACTAGCGATGTTAGCGTCCATCGCGAGCGTGGTGGAGCGACTCGCGATATTGAGCGCTGCGGGCGAACCGATGGAGACGGACAACGTGTCCTTGTCCAACCGGGATAAAGCAATCAGCGCTGTTACCGATCATGTTGCTAACATTATAGAGTATACACtta aGAATAACAATCAAGTGCGACATAGAAGAGATGCACTTAATTTaatggaaatattaataaaacaattacaag AACTTAAAAAGACAGACGAATTAAATCAGTTAAAGGCCATTTACCAAACCTACGCTCAAGATTTATCAAAGGAGTCTTCACACGAACTGCGAACCAAAgtagataatataaaagtttactttaaatag